Proteins found in one Triticum aestivum cultivar Chinese Spring chromosome 4D, IWGSC CS RefSeq v2.1, whole genome shotgun sequence genomic segment:
- the LOC123095850 gene encoding uncharacterized protein, with product MAGACAVAAPSRATVSGRGAALPPGRGFRVSCRRSARRRVGGRARVSRDTNGAEAEPDSKGPIPQDDSGYLLTLGLGSGGGAATVKYDSMLQPVISGVLTHLHDQKHNHVLLRW from the exons ATGGCGGGTGCGTGCGCGGTGGCCGCGCCATCCCGGGCAACAGTCTCCGGCCGCGGCGCAGCCTTGCCGCCGGGGCGCGGCTTCCGCGTGAGCTGCCGGCGCTCGGCGAGGAGACGCGTCGGCGGTCGCGCTCGCGTGTCCCGCGACACCAACGGTGCTGAGGCTGAGCCGGACAGCAAGGGTCCAATCCCGCAG GATGACTCGGGCTACCTCCTGACGCTGGGGCtcgggtccggcggcggcgcggcgaccgtGAAGTATGACAGCATGCTCCAACCAGTCATCTCCGGCGTGCTCACGCATCTGCACGACCAGAAGCACAATCATGTTTTACTTCGGTGGTAA